In the genome of Sphingomonas sp. LR60, the window AGTTGACCCCCTCTACATGCCCAACGTTTCGTTTTTGGGCCGCGCAAACTGCCAAGCAACGTAGGAATGCTTCATTCTCAAAGTTCGCTTGTGAGTGAGTAGCGATCCGGCCACGCTCAAGCTCGGCAATGTCAGCTTCTCGAATGAACGCCCCTTCATGCCAACGAAAGGTCAAGCTCTCGCCAGCGCGCCCGTAATTTGACTTGGCGCGTACCAGATAACGAGCGTCACGGTCCCGGATTGTCCCATCGGCTTCCTGTGGGATGCCAAGGTTAAGACGGGTGCGGACTTGGTTTTCCCAAGCCGTTGAACCGCTGAAGCCAGCACCGCTTTTATTAGGATGGCCAATCAAGATGATTGCTGCACCCGTTTCCTTGGCCAAACCGGTCAGCAGGTTTAGGAATGCAGCGACTTGGTTGCGGACATTCTCATTGCCGCTGAAAAAGTGAGCAACATTATCCAGCACCACAAGCCCGGCACCCATTTCGCGAATGGTCTTGCCAAGCCACTGGTAGGCCGGCGACGGTGCCATTCGCCCGCTTGCGTCAAAGGTAGCCAGTTCGGCGTTCAGCGCACCAGCGAGGCTGACCACGCCCATCCAGCCATCGAGGTCCGCGATCTGGATACCGGTGGACTCGAGGATGGCGCTCTGACGCCTGTGAAGCTCGCTGCTGTCATCCTCGCACGTCACGTACAGCGAGACAGCCCGGCGCGTCTGAAGGCCCATCCACAAGGCTCCTGCGGCGACGCTGGTGCATATCTGCTGGCTCAGCAGCGACTTACCCGCGCCACCCGGCGCGTAGAGCATCGTGACCTCACGAGAGGCGACCCAATCCACTACCGTCCAAACGCGCTGCTCAGGCGCTTTCCTCGCCCAAGCGGCAACGTTGATGACGTCAGGTTCATCAACCATCTGGACCGGTACAGGAGCGGCGGCGACTTCGTTGCGAAGCGGCGCGCCGTTGACAGTCACATTGGACGTATCGACAAGCTTAATCTCAGGCCGGTTAAAAGCCGTCTCAATCGTTCTACGGCGGTAGTAAGGTCGGGCTTGCGTCTTGTCCTTGTTGTTAGCAGCATTGACACGATGGCCAAGCGGCGATGCCAGCCAAATGCGTTCAACCTGCTCACGATTTCCAGACAGGATAGCCAAGGAATTGACTAGCGCTTGGTCGGCGCGACTATTATCTTTGCCATCGTGCGAAATGTCGCCATTGTAGCGCGCGGCCATCACCGGGTCACGGTAAAGCAAGGCTACAACTTCAGCATCGCTTTTATTGACAGCGCGGTCAGCCTGAATACCAGCGTCAGCCTCTTTGCCGCCACCCATCTCCTGATGTAAAGTATCAAGAAGCTCTTGGCGACTGGCAATAGGCGCATTGTTGACGATATTGCCGGTCATGGTGAAGAAGCGGTCAGACGAATAAACTTCAACACCGTCGCGACGACGCCCGCACGAGACGTTGCCCTTGACAATGATGTGCAAGCCGGTGCCGCTGGGACTTACCTCAGTATAGCTGTCAAACTCACGACAAATCTTCTCTTGAAGTCGGTTCGCCTCGGGGTCGCCATGCGTGTCGTCAAGGTCAATGCCGGTATAAGGGTCATCGTCACCGAACATAAAGCCGATGCCGCTAAACCCTGTTTCCTCGACAGGCGCGATAGGGCTGCAAGGTCCGACTAGCGATAGAGGCGCTGAGCAAGCTTGCTCAAAGCTACCCCATTCGGCGGGCCGATTAGCAGCCGCTTTCTTGCCGCCGGGCCAAGGCTGGTAAGGAACCTTTGTGGGCTTGGAGCCACCACGAACCTCAAGACGCCAGCACACCCACTGTGAGAGATTACGCAGTTCATTGGGAATGTTGTCGTAGCACGTAGACATAGTAAGCCTTCGGGTCGCTCACCGGTCTTTTCTAGTTCACCCTCTTTACAGGGGATGCCTTCGCAACTAAAAAATACGGGTTCGCAGATTTGGATCGTTTGCGGATCGTTTGTCAGGAAGCCTCAGACCCTCACGGTGCGTGCTGTCACCGTGAGGGTTTTTACTGGCTCACGCGGCAACTTTGGAGTTAATCCACTCTGAGATTTGCGCCTCGGTGAAAAGCGTTCGCCGGCCAAACTTTAGCGGCTTCAACTCGCCGGCTTGAACGGCTCGGTAAATTGTAGCGCGTCCAAGCTTGGTGAACTTCATAACACCCTGAACATCAATCAATTGCGGTAGGGCTGGTGTGGTGTCGATTTGCATTGTGCATGCTCCCGAATGATCTAATGACCACTCAGGTGCCTCAACGTCCCAAATTGCGTCAAGGGAAAAACAGTGTCAAAGCCCAGAAATCGCGCCTGTTCTTTATACGTTCTGCTATTCGTGCTTAAGTTTGCTTATAGTTGCTTTAAAAGCCAGCCTAATACTTGCGATAAAAGCCAGCGAGCTAGCCAGCCAAGCCAGCAGGGTCAGCCTGAAAGCCAGCCAAGTGGGCCAGATACGCAAAAGGGCCAGCATTTCTGCCAGCCCTTAGCGGATGATATAGAAGCCAAGCCCACATTGAAGCAGATGAGTATGCCGGCTACGTGCTGATAAGGGGGTATCGTCTCGTGCTTCAGATCATTTTCGGGGATGATGAGCATACGGCAGCGGATGGGCCGTACGCGCGGCTGATGAAGACCCGTAAGTGGCTTTACCTCTCATCCGCGACCTTGTCGATCGTACACGGCGGACTTTACAACGAAAAGGCTGCATCAAGCCTGCTAAAATTCGTTAAAGCGCCAACATCGGTTGTTGAGCCGGCTCTTGCGATAGGTGTTGCCTATCTTTTGCTGCAATATAGCCTCTTGGTCGGACAGCTCTTATCGACCTACGACATTGTTATTTCTGATAGGTTCATCTTCCGACGATCAGATGACTTAACCTCTGCTCGCGACAGAATTAAAGAGGCAACGAGCCAGCTTCAATCCAGCATCAATGCTTTTCGGCAGGATTTTGCAGTTGCACTTCAAGCTCGACAGAATGAACTTGTAAATCAGATTGCGTTAGAAGGTAAGAAGCTAAACGCCCTGACCGAACAGAGAGTTAAGCTTCAGCAGCAATTATCGGGCAACGGCTCTCTCGCAAAGGTAATGCACGATGAGGGTCGGCAAAACGCGATAAGGGCAAGGCTAATCAACTCTTTAAAGAAGCTAAAATCCTCGCCTTTAGAGGAGCTTGATCCTTCCTACGACCCAAATGTCAAGCTATGCCAGTCGGCACTTCTGGAAGCGGAGCAGGCTTTTAAAATCTTACGCTCCGAAATGCCGTCTGAGAGGCATGGATATAGGTTTGCAGAAGTGATTATCGATACTCTACGTTTGGGGCCGCCTTGGTTATTTGCCGCCCTCGCCTTGCTGCATTATCTGGTGATTTGGCCCTTCAACGGCTGACCTCTCTTTGTAATTGAACTTGTCCTTCGTTGATAAAATTCTCCCAAGCCGACATAAGCTCGATTCTCCGCTCAAGATAATTCGTGCGCAGATACGCCGCCCGCACGGCATTCGTATCCTTGTGGGCAAGTGCCGTTTCCAGCACCTCACCGGGGAATGACGTTGCCTCAGCGCCCCAATCGCGAAAGCAGGAGCGAGCCAATCCATGAGCCGTAATAGCCGGCATAACGGCATGAAGCGTCTTGTTGATGGCCACATCCGATAGCAGCCCGCCGGTAGGGCCGGGGAAGACCCTGCCCACAATAGGCGCGTCGTCGGGCTGGCCAGCGCTGGTGAGCTTCGCACGCGCCCGCTCAGCCATCGTGGAGAGGATCGACAGCGCTTCAGCGCTCAGCGGGACCGTGTGAGCCTCGCGTGCCTTCATGCGCGCCTCAGGGACGTGCCAGAGCGCCTTGTCGCGGTCGATCTCGCTCCACTGAGCGCCGCGTACCTCCATCGACCGTGCGGCGGTCAGGACGCTGAAGCGGAGAGCGAGGGCGGACGTGCTGTCCTTCTCCCTGAGCGCTGCCATGATCGTCGGCACCTCCTGCCATGGCGGCGCTGCGTGGTGCTTGACCTTGCCGGCTACCTCGCGAGGCGATGGCATGATTTTGTCCAGGTGGTTTTTCCACCGGGCCGGATTGCGCCGGTCAATTTCCTCAGTGATGTAAGCGTAATCAATGACAGCCTCGACCCGCTGACGGACTCGCGTAGCCGTCTCGGTCTTGGTGGCCCAAATGGGTGTCAGGATCGCCATTATGTCCGCAACCGTAATGGCAGCGGGCCGTTTGGCTCCAATGTGGGGATATGCGTAAGCCTGAAGCGTGGATGGCCATTGAGCAAGGTGCTTGGCGTTAGGCTCGTTGCCGTTCCTGCCACGCTTGCCTTGACGGTTGGCGATATACTCGACCGCGTAATCCTTGAAGGTTTTCGCCATCGGCTCAGCCGCCGGCTTCAGAATCAAAGCCGGGTTACGATCCGCCGCAACCTCAGCGCGTAGCCGCTCAGCAATCTCGCGAGCCGCTTTAAGCGACTTGGCAGGGTAAGACCCCAAGCCAATCTCAACCGGCTTACCCTTGGCCGCTTCGCCAGCCCAAGTGGCGGTCAGTCTGACCTTGAAGCGGAAAACGAAGTTGATGCCTGACCCGCGACGCCGGACATAAAGATTGCCGCCATCGCTGGTGTAGCCCTCTTTGGCCTTCTTAACCTGAGAGTCGGACAGTAGGTTGATAGCCGCCATAAACCCGCCTTCCACCCGCCTATTCGGGCCATCCCTCAGCCTTACCCTAGGGCTGAGAAATGGGCAAACAGGGGGAAACGTCCTGAGACGCTGAAGTTAGCTAAAAGCCAGCATTTCTGCGGGTTTGAGCTAATTTCTGGCTGTTTTGCATGGCGTAATTGGCGGAAGAGGTGGGATTCGAACCCACGGAGAGCTTGCACCCTCGCTGGTTT includes:
- a CDS encoding tyrosine-type recombinase/integrase, giving the protein MAAINLLSDSQVKKAKEGYTSDGGNLYVRRRGSGINFVFRFKVRLTATWAGEAAKGKPVEIGLGSYPAKSLKAAREIAERLRAEVAADRNPALILKPAAEPMAKTFKDYAVEYIANRQGKRGRNGNEPNAKHLAQWPSTLQAYAYPHIGAKRPAAITVADIMAILTPIWATKTETATRVRQRVEAVIDYAYITEEIDRRNPARWKNHLDKIMPSPREVAGKVKHHAAPPWQEVPTIMAALREKDSTSALALRFSVLTAARSMEVRGAQWSEIDRDKALWHVPEARMKAREAHTVPLSAEALSILSTMAERARAKLTSAGQPDDAPIVGRVFPGPTGGLLSDVAINKTLHAVMPAITAHGLARSCFRDWGAEATSFPGEVLETALAHKDTNAVRAAYLRTNYLERRIELMSAWENFINEGQVQLQREVSR
- a CDS encoding AAA family ATPase yields the protein MFGDDDPYTGIDLDDTHGDPEANRLQEKICREFDSYTEVSPSGTGLHIIVKGNVSCGRRRDGVEVYSSDRFFTMTGNIVNNAPIASRQELLDTLHQEMGGGKEADAGIQADRAVNKSDAEVVALLYRDPVMAARYNGDISHDGKDNSRADQALVNSLAILSGNREQVERIWLASPLGHRVNAANNKDKTQARPYYRRRTIETAFNRPEIKLVDTSNVTVNGAPLRNEVAAAPVPVQMVDEPDVINVAAWARKAPEQRVWTVVDWVASREVTMLYAPGGAGKSLLSQQICTSVAAGALWMGLQTRRAVSLYVTCEDDSSELHRRQSAILESTGIQIADLDGWMGVVSLAGALNAELATFDASGRMAPSPAYQWLGKTIREMGAGLVVLDNVAHFFSGNENVRNQVAAFLNLLTGLAKETGAAIILIGHPNKSGAGFSGSTAWENQVRTRLNLGIPQEADGTIRDRDARYLVRAKSNYGRAGESLTFRWHEGAFIREADIAELERGRIATHSQANFENEAFLRCLAVCAAQKRNVGHVEGVNYAPKIFEGMPEAGGLKKAAFKRAFERLNGAGVILLEQRVWQRDNRAWVKGIRLAASGVAL
- a CDS encoding helix-turn-helix transcriptional regulator: MQIDTTPALPQLIDVQGVMKFTKLGRATIYRAVQAGELKPLKFGRRTLFTEAQISEWINSKVAA